From the genome of Vicia villosa cultivar HV-30 ecotype Madison, WI linkage group LG2, Vvil1.0, whole genome shotgun sequence, one region includes:
- the LOC131649482 gene encoding O-fucosyltransferase 10 — MKSKTHTGNGYAAENGGGGGGSSSSPSPPLSPPRHSDVLHLRKRLRRTKSLSARRSLRYFFLLPVVYISGLLMCVGPFPFTFSSLIRHAPLPGSRYRSHELFHKLWHEIDSDNSSFIELSSVWKYKRKFREKKPCPNLTALHHQHFVSPGLNGFLIVEANGGLNQQRSAICNAVAVAGLLNAILVIPHFEFHNVWKDPSEFGDIYDEDHFISTLDGYVKVVKELPEAIMERHNYNMSNITTVKVEAWAPVSYYTGAVYPILQKEGVLRIAPFANRLAMSVPPHVQFLRCLTNYKALRFSSSISALAENLVNRMIEKSSRTDGKYIAVHLRFEEDMVAFSCCIYDGGNAEKLEMDLAREKGWRGKFKRKDRIVVPDLYRVNGRCPLTPLEVGMMLRGMGFNNNTSIYLASGKIYHAEKYLAPLIKMFPNLYTKESLATPDELAPFMGYSSQLAALDYTVCLFSEVFVTTQGGNFPHFLMGHRRFLYDGHAKTIIPDKRKLVVLFENTSISWNALKDQMDDMLAESDRKGIMVPRVRKINRKTSVYTYPLPECRCLQQSLVNTTIDHNIDIPDNYSRTKA; from the exons ATGAAATCAAAGACACATACCGGAAACGGTTACGCGGCCGAGAATGGCGGAGGTGGAGGTGGAAGCAGCAGCTCACCGAGTCCGCCGCTCTCTCCTCCTCGTCATTCCGATGTTTTACATTTACGAAAGCGATTACGGCGGACCAAGTCACTGTCGGCGCGGAGGAGTCTCCGGTACTTCTTCCTGCTTCCGGTGGTTTACATCTCCGGTCTCTTGATGTGCGTCGGACCTTTTCCTTTTACGTTCTCCTCTCTCATTCGTCACGCTCCTCTTCCCGGTTCTCGTTACCGGAGTCACGAGCTTTTTCACAAGCTTTGGCATGAAATCGATTCTGATAATTCATCTTTCATTGAG TTGTCTTCGGTGTGGAAATACAAAAGGAAGTTCAGAGAAAAGAAGCCTTGTCCGAATTTGACTGCTTTGCATCATCAACATTTTG TGTCCCCTGGCCTGAATGGTTTTTTGATTGTCGAGGCCAATGGTGGTCTGAATCAGCAACGCTCTGCA ATTTGCAATGCTGTGGCTGTTGCTGGACTCCTGAATGCAATTCTAGTTATTCCTCATTTTGAATTTCACAATGTGTGGAAAGATCCAAG TGAATTTGGGGATATATATGACGAGGATCATTTTATATCCACCCTTGATGGTTATGTGAAGGTAGTTAAAGAGCTTCCTGAGGCAATAATGGAGAGACATAATTACAACATGAGTAATATAACTACCGTCAAAGTTGAAGCTTGGGCTCCTGTCAGTTATTACACGGGAGCTGTTTATCCTATCTTGCAAAAGGAAGG GGTTCTTCGAATAGCTCCATTTGCTAATCGTTTGGCAATGAGTGTCCCTCCACATGTTCAATTTCTAAGATGTCTTACTAATTATAAAGCATTGAGGTTTTCTTCTTCAATATCAGCACTAGCTGAGAATCTGGTTAACCGAATGATTGAGAAGAGCTCAAGGACAGATGGAAAATATATTGCCGTGCATCTTCGCTTTGAGGAG GACATGGTAGCATTCTCCTGTTGTATATATGACGGTGGAAATGCAGAGAAGTTGGAAATGGATTTAGCTCGTGAAAAGGGGTGGAGAGGAAAGTTCAAAAGAAAAGATCGTATCGTTGTACCTGACCTATATCGAGTCAATGGAAGATGTCCACTTACCCCCCTAGAG GTCGGGATGATGCTACGTGGCATGGGATTCAATAACAATACCTCAATATATTTAGCTTCTGGGAAAATATATCATGCCGAAAAATATTTGGCTCCTTTAATAAAGATGTTTCCAAATCTGTATACCAAGGAGTCTCTTGCAACACCAGACGAGCTTGCTCCTTTTATG GGCTATTCCTCCCAATTGGCAGCACTGGATTACACAGTATGCTTGTTTAGTGAGGTTTTTGTTACAACTCAAGGTGGTAACTTTCCTCATTTTCTAATGGGCCATAGAAGATTCCTCTATGATGGGCATGCCAAGACCATTATTCCAGATAAACGCAAACTTGTTGTTCTTTTTGAAAACACAAGTATCAG TTGGAATGCTCTCAAGGACCAGATGGATGACATGCTCGCTGAAAGTGACCGCAAAGGAATCATGGTCCCTAGAGTTAGAAAAATCAACAGAAAAACTTCTGTCTACACTTACCCTTTACCAGAATGTAGATGCCTACAGCAGTCTCTTGTCAATACAACAATTGACCACAATATAGACATTCCTGATAATTACAGCCGAACAAAAGCTTAA